From a region of the Gossypium raimondii isolate GPD5lz chromosome 10, ASM2569854v1, whole genome shotgun sequence genome:
- the LOC105775429 gene encoding uncharacterized protein LOC105775429: MAANTNSLSLRSVLEKDKVNSLNFLNLFLSLRIVLKQERKLYAIEQPLPNEPPSNASRVDRDVYNKHLDDMVDIRCLMLATMNPNIQKPHKDMVSYDMIEHLEELYQGRKPIGPHVLKMIGYIESLSKLGFPLSQELAIDVILQSFPDSYSHMLRTTESNMKKTGPKPIVKVCNNKGKGKAKPKTKPKGKGRPKSKNGKATLKPKGGVAKEGNCFHCGVIGHWKRNCPVYLEEVKKAKES, from the exons atggctgcaaacacAAATTCACTTTCATTGCGATCGGTCCTTGAAAAGGACAAAGTGAATAGTTTAAATTTCCTTAACTTGTTTCTTAGCTtaaggattgtcctcaaacaagaacggAAATTATATGCCATTGAACAACCTCTTCCAAATGAACCGCCTAGTAATGCCTCGAGGGTTGATAGAGATGTTTACAATAAGCATCTCGATGATATGGTAGACATTagatgtcttatgcttgccactatgaatcctAATATTCAGAAGCCACACAAGGACATGGTTTCTTATGATATGATCGAGCACCTGGAAGAACTTTATCAGGG AAGGAAGCCAATAGGACCTCATGTtcttaagatgattggctatattgaaagtCTGTCTAAACTTGGATTTCCACTAAGCCAAGAGTTGGCCATTGATGTTATTCTGCAATCGTTTCCTGATAGCTATAGCCA CATGTTGCGAACTACTGAAAGTAACATGAAAAAGACTGGACCTAAGCCCATTGTAAAGGTCTGTAATAACAAGGGCAAGGGGAAAGCTAAACCTAAGACAAAGCCCAAGGGTAAAGGTAGGCCTAAGTCTAAAAATGGAAAGGCTACACTGAAGCCCAAAGGAggggtggctaaggaaggaaatTGCTTCCATTGTGGTGTGATTGGACATTGGAAAAGGAACTGCCCTgtctatcttgaggaagtcaagaaggccaaaGAAAGCTAA